The following DNA comes from Cedecea neteri.
ACCTCTGGTTAAATCAGTATAAATTTTGTATGGATTTATTTTTTCTTCGTTTTTGGTTATTTTTCTCGGCGAGTTTTTAAGCGTGGTAAAGAAAAGTGCGTTCTTATGAATCCAGAGTGAGTAACATGTTTTTTATTAAGGTTATGTATTTGCCCTGTGATTTGTCAAGCATATCTGCTGAGGTGTTTACTGATTATGTCTAAATTCACTTTTCCTGGAAAGAAAAAATTAATTGATAGCGTAACACCGATTATCAGACTGAATAATTTTGAGCGTTCACTTGACCTTGTTCATGATGAAATAAAAATATACGTCAAACGAGATGATTTGACAGCCTTAGGCGGCGGCGGGAATAAAACAAGGAAGCTTGAATACCATTTGCATCAGGCTGCATTAACAGGAGCGACAAGAATCGTCACAACCGGAGGATTGCAGTCAAACCACGCGCGTTTAACCGCGGCGTGCTGTGCTCACCAAAACATTCCTTGTACATTGATTCTTTCGAACAACGTCGCCATTCAGGATGATGAGTACCAGTCGAATGGTAATCTTCTGCTTGATTCATTATTTGGTGCTGAAATCATCAAGGCTTTACCGGGTGATAATTTCGGGGAGTTAACTGAATCAGTTATTTCTCAATATGAACAGGCCGGGGAGAAGGTTTATTTTATTCCGTTAGGTGGATCTACAGCGGTGGGCTGTATGGGATATGTTGATGCTGCGATTGAAATTGCTGAGCAAGAGCGCGAGATGGACACGACATTCACACATATTTATGTGGCGAATGGCAGTTCCGGGACGCAGGCAGGGCTTATCGCGGGTTTTACGCTTTTATCTAACCCTGTTTATATCAAAGGGTACTCTGTATTGTTTGATAAAGTTGTGACCCAACAAAATACGAAGCGATTGGTGACAGAAACGCTTGCCTTACAGGCATCGGCGTCAAGCGTATTTAGCGTAAACATTGATGATTCACAGCTAGGAAAGGGTTATGGCTTGATCACCAAAGACATGCGTGACGCATTGGAATGTTTAGCCAGAACGGAAGGGCTGTTGTTAGATCCTGTCTATTCGGGTAAGGCCTTTGCCGGGTTGATGCACGATCTCAAGGCAAAAAAAATTGCCCGAGGGGCAAATGTTCTTTTCGTTATGACGGGTGGCACTCCTGGCTTATTCGCCTATTCTCGCTATCTGCAAAATTAATTCATTGTTAAATTATCAGGAATAAAAAATGAGTGTAATGACTCGTCTGTTCTCCATTTTATTGTTGGCGCTTTCTCTTTCTGCCTGCCAGGGCTCACATACTGAAAGTAACAAGGCAGCAACGGATTATGCCGCTGAACTTGACAGCAGCGCAAGCTTTAGCCATCAACTATTATCGCTGTCTAAAAATAACATTATTTATTTTCCACTGGATAGTAGCGTGATAGCTGATGAATATACCGAGTATTTAAAAGCTACAGGAACGTTTCTGGCGAATAATCCAACGGTAGGTGTTGTTATTGAAGGACATGCGGATGAGCGCGGCACCCCGGAATATAATATCGTGCTGGGCGAAAAAAGAGCAAGGACGGTCGAAAGCGTTCTGATAAGCTATGGCGTTCGTGCAGAACAGCTGGATATTGTTTCGTTTGGCAAATCACGCCCGGCTGTATTAGGCCACAATGAAACGTCCTGGAGCATGAACCGGCGCGCGGTATTAGATTTCCAGGAACTTCCTGAGTAACAAGGTTTGTCTCTTTTGTATCGGGTTACCGTATTACGCACTTTTTATTTTCTGTGGCTGGCTTATTGTTCTCCCGCGGTGGCAATGCAGCAATATGTGCTTGATTGTCCCGGCCGAAACTTGATGACGGTAACGGTGACGGATTATGTGATTACGACGCTACACTGGGACAATGAATTTATCGTCGCTCCCCGAGCGATCAATACCGTTGATAAAAATCATGAAGCGTTGTCTGTGTATTTATTTGTGAATCAGGACGTGCTGACCATTAATCGTAGCCAGAATTTGTACCGTTTTGCATACCATAGCCAGCGAGTAGTGACCTGCCATAAGGTCAGAGATATTTCTGTCCGTGTCTGGAACCAGAAATAGGTTGTTGATGTTGTTTTGCCGGGCCCCCCGTTATGCCCGGCTTTTTTTTTACTTTTTCAGGTCAATGTTCTACCCGTTCCTGGGCTGAATGTTTGCAGACCCTTTTTTCAGCCTTCTTCGTAACTCATTGATTTATAGGTTCAGCAGAGTCGCTTCCCAAAAAAGGGTATAAAAGGTAAAAGAGACAGCTTTATCTTTTACAACAAGGCATTAGCTGTGAAAAGCTCTTGTCCACTGCCGTACAGGCAGCAGGCGAGGCGCTATAGTTTAAGTGCCTCGCCTCTCTTTTCTCACGCCAGCCTCAGAACCCTGTCCAGCGACCAGCGGCCTGCACCACGGGCGATAATTGACAGCAATAACCCGCCCCAGATCAGGTGCGTGGGCCATGCGTCCGGGTAGACAAAAATTTCAATCACCAGGGTCATAAACAGCAATCCCGCTGCGGCAAAGCGTGAAAACAATCCCAGCACCAGCAGAACAGGGAAAGTATGTTCGGCCAGCGTGGCCAGGTGCGCGGCGATATCATAGGGGATAAGCGGTAGCGCGTATTCGGTGCGAAACAGTTCGTAGGTGGACGGTTTTAACGTCATAAATCCCGTTACTTTTGTGCGGCCGGAAAGGAAGAACACGGCGGCAACGCCCACGCGGGCTATCAGCAACAGCACATTGTCGCTAACGCTTCTCTCTATGCGATTCCAAAGTCTATTCCACAGCGATCTCACGCCTTGTTCCGTCATTTTTTGTTCAGATACTTTCATCATTTAGCCTCAAAAAGTGTGATTAAGATGTGGCGAACACGCCGCTGCTAAGCAGGTTGCTGAAAAAAGGGCCCAGGGCGAGGGTTGGCTCGGCAGCCAGGGCCTGCTCGCTAGCCTGATCGAGGGTTGCCCCCAAACGGCAGGCGGTCAGGAAGGCCGATCCGCCCTGGCTTAAGGGGGCGGCAAAAATGCGCTGCTGGCGGCGAACCAGCAAAGCGCCTTCGCCCTGCCAGTGAATCGTCTCCGGCGCGGCTGTTTGTTCGCGGTTGAACTCCCAGAGCGTGAACACCGGCAGCGTGGGGTGCCAGTACCAGCGAACGCTGTCCCGCAGCCGCAATGATGTGCTGCCCAACTTGTCCGCCGTGATGTTTGCCAGCGCATGCACATCCAGCGGAGCCGAGGCAGGGGCGCAAAACACCTCCAGCCACAGCTTGTCCAGCTCGGCCACGGCGCTTAAATAGGTCAGTTCTCTGGCCGGAGGATAAGCGCTAATGAAGGCGGGGAAGGCGTCGCCATAGCGAACCAGTTCACCTTCGTTCGTGGGGCATTCAAGCGCATAGCCACGCGCCATTTCACGGAAAAAGTCGCTGCCGGTAAGCCTGGAAACGCTGGGGAAATTAGCCTCCAGGGCATCAACGCAGGTTTTGATCACGCTGTTGCGGTAAACGGCAAGGCCAGGCTGATGCTGAAGATGGCTTAGTTCGGATCTCGCCTCACCGTATAACAGGCCAATAAATGCCTCGTGGTAGCGGCTTAAGTGCGTGGTCATACGGCGGCTCCCATTGCGTCGAGGATGCGCTGCGCACGCTGTTGTTCGGCCAGCAGCACGCTGAATGCAGGCAGATTGTCATCCCTTTCGATAAGCGTGGGTTTTGCTCCCGCCTGTTGAATAAATTGCGTATACAGCCGCCAGACATCCTCAGATATCGACTGGTCGTGGCTGTCGATCAGCAAATTACTGCCCCCTTCGTCGGCGCTAAAGCCCGCCAGGTGGATCTCCGTGACGCGTTCGACCGGGAAACGGCTCAGCCAGGCTGCGGCCTCAAAGCCGAGGTTGTGGGCACTGAGCCAGACGTTGTTCAGATCCAGCAGCAGGCCGCATCCGCTTCGGCGACTGACTTCGTCGAGAAATTCGATTTCGTCCCACTCATGCTCCGGCATCTGCAAATAGTGCGTGGGATTTTCCAGTGAAATCTGGCAGCCCAGCGCATCCTGCGTGCGGTTAATGTTGTCGATAACCCGGTGCATCAATCGTGTTGTCCTCGGTACCGGCAGCAGATCGGGGTAATAAATCCCGTTCCACCGCGACCATGCGAGGTGCTCGGAAACCAGCGCCGGTTTAATGTCAGCCACTAGCGCTTTTAGCTGCGCGAGCAGTTGGGCGTCCGGTGGCTCGTCACCGGCCAGTGAAAGCGAAACGCCATGCAGTGAGATTGGGTGCTGCTGGCGGATGGCCGCCAGCCACTCTCTGCGCGGGCCACCCGCCATGAGATAATTTTCACTGTGAACCTCGAACCAGAGGGAGGATGGACTGGCCCAGGCGTCGGCGTAATGCTCGGGCTTAAGGCTTAATCCGGCACCTAAAGAGTGTGTCATCGTCATGGGAGTGGCCCTTGTATTAGCTTTCGGTCAGCGAGCCGTGGCCATTTGGCGTTTGGATCGCTGTGCAGGTACCCGCCGGCACCATCTTGTAGGCATTTTTCTGGTAATCGACTTTGGATGTGCCTGCGCAGGTGGTGCCGGCCCCGGCCTTACAGTCGTTATCTGCGGCTTTGGCGATACCAAAACAGCGCTCAAGGTTTGGCCCGGTTAATTCAGCTGCAAAAGAAGCCGCGCTGAAAGAAACCAAAGACAGGGCAATCGCGGACATAGCAATACGGTTCATCGTGTTCTCCAGATAATTAAAATGAATTTAGGATTGGTAAATAATCGGCTATTTATTAAGAGTGTTATTTCCTCCTTATTGAATGAGCAGCGTTAATTTCCCGACGTAATGTTCACGGCTTTAAATATCGTGCGGGCGACATTTTTCGGGTCGTACAGCATCGGCACATGGCTGACTGGCAGTTCGGTGACGTGGGCGTGAATTTTCTTCGCCATCGCTCGCTCCAGGTCCGGGTTGATCATCCGGTCGTTGCTGCCGACCAGGAACCAGCTTGGTTTTTGCTGCCAGGCGGCGGTGGTCACTTTCTCGGTGAAGCTTGCGGCGGCGATTGGCATCTGGGTGATGCCAATAATGTTCTGCGCTTCAGGCGTCGCATCCTGGGCAAAATCGGTGGCGACGGCCTTTGGGTCGAGGCTCAGGAAGCCGTCCGCGCCCTTGATGATTTTTGCGCTGCCGGGCGGAGCAGGGAAACTGTTAGCCAGATCTGCCGTTGACTGGCCCGGCGATGGCGCAAAGGCGTTGATATACACCAGACCTTTCACTTTCGGATCGTTACCCGCCTCGGTAATCACCGTCCCGCCCCACGAATGGCCGACCAGAATAACGTCGCCTTTAGCTCGGGCGATGGCGCGTTTAGTCGCCGCCACGTCGTCTGCCAGTGAAGTTAATGGGATCTGCGCGGTGATGATTTCGTAGTGCCGCGTTTGCAGCACGGGGATCACCTGCTCCCAACTACCGGTGGCGTCGGCGAAGGCACCGTGCACTAATACGATGGTGTGCTGAGTTTCCGCCTGGGCGGCAAACCCGGTCATCAGGCCAGCCGCGGCCAGAGCCAGCAGCGTTTTACGCGTGGATTTCATTTCATGTTCCTGTTTTAGGGGGAGGGAATAAATCAGCGGTAAATATCGGCGCTGCCGAAGTAAGTGTTGTTGCCGCCCGCGGAGACCACTCGCCAGGCGCTGGCCCCGGCTTTTTCAGCTTTTGCAGCCAGTTTTTCATTGAGCTGGTCGAGGGACAGCGTGGTGCTCTCGCTTTCAGTGACGGTGCCAATTTTGACCAGGCCCTGAGCGCTGTGGACTTCTTTGGCAGCAAAGGCAGGCGCTACAGCAGCGGCCAGGACGAGCGGGAGAATAACGTTGCGGAAAAGTTTCATCATAAGCCTCACATATCAGTCGTTGAACACGTTGCCGCCAGTAGGTGGCGGATGCGCTTATTTAACGCCTGGTTTGTATGTGGGCTGTGTCAGGGGGAAGGGGATTTGTTTTGTTGTTTAGCCGTGGGCGGTGTGGATACAAAACAACACAATTCTTTTGCGCTGCGGCGGGATAACCCCTCTTCCTGGGCAGGAAGAGGGGAACGGGCTGTTATTTCAGACCTTCTCGATTCTCTGTTTTGGCTTCTTCGGCCTCGATGGCGCGATACCAGCGCGGGTGGTGCTTCTTCGCCCAGCGGCGGCTGACCTTGCCGACGATCATGCCCTTAATTGACCCTTTCACCCAAAACGCCATGTACATATGGATCAGGATGGCGTGGATCAAAATAATGGCTGAAGCCGCGTGGATCAGCAGGCTGTAGCGAATCATCCACATTGGGAAGTAGTGCGCAAACCAGGGCCGCCAGATAATAATCCCGGTTACCAGCAGCACGAAGATCATGCTCATAATGCTCCAGAACATCATCTTCTGCCCGGCGTTGTACTTGCCCACGTCCGCGACTTTATGCTCGTTGCCTTTCAGCACCTCAACAATGCCCTTCAGCCAGGGGAGATCCTGCTTGTCGGGAATGTTGTGATGCACGAAGCGCACGAACATAAACATCAGCGCCACAAAGATAGCCACGCCAAAGAACGGGTGCAGAATGCGCCCCATCTGCGGCGTACCGAAGGTTTCCGTCAGCCATTGCAGCGTCGGGAAGAACAGGGCGATGCCGGACAGAGACACGAGGAAGAAGCAAATCACCACCGTCCAGTGGCAGGCACGGTCGATGAATTTGGTTCTGACGATCATCTTACTCATGCTTGTCCTCCTCATCTTCGTCCACCTCTTCGTTCGGCCCGATCCCGACATAGTGGAAAATCAGGGCCGCGAAGGTGGCAACAAACCCGGCAGCCGAGAGCGGCTTCAGAATGCCTTTCCACAGGTTGATTGGAGTATCAATCTTCGGCTCTTTAGGCAGGTTGTGGTACAGCTCCGGCTGGTCCGCGTGGTGCAGCACGTAAACGACGTGCGTGCCGCCCACGCCCTGCGGGTTGTAAACGCCCGCATGTTCAAAGCCGCGTTTTTTCAGTTTTTCAACGCGCTGCTCTGCCATGTCCAGCATCTCTTTGCGAATACCAAAGCGAATCGCGCCTGTCGGGCAGGTTTTCACGCAGGCAGGCTCCTGGCCGACGCTGACGCGGTCAACGCACAGGGTGCATTTATACACGCGGTTATCGTCTTTGTTCAGGCGAGGGATGTTGAACGGGCAGCCCGCGATGCAGTAACCGCAGCCGATGCAGTGCTCCGACTGGAAGTCCACGATACCGTTGGCGTACTGAATAATTGCCCCGGCGGACGGGCAGGCCTTGAGGCAGCCCGGATCTTCGCAGTGCATGCAGCCATCTTTGCGGATCAGCCATTCCAGCTTGCCGTTTTCACGGGTTTCTGAAAAACGCATTAGCGTCCAGGACTTGGCGCTCAGGTCGGCGGGGTTGTCGTATACCCCCACGCAGTGGCCAACTTCGTCGCGGATGTCGTTCCACTCCGAGCAGGCCACCTGGCAGGCCTTGCAGCCGATACAGCTTGTGACATCGATGAGCTTGGTGACTTCTTCCTTGAAGTCACGCGCCCGCGGCGGCGGGGTGAAACTGTTGGTCGCCGAGCGTTTGATAATATCCTGAGATTGCATGGACATTGTTTCCTCCCTTACGCCTTCTCAATGTTGACCAGAAACGCCTTGTACTCCGGCGTTTGCGAGTTGGCGTCGCCTATCGACGGCGTCAGGGTGTTGGCGAGATAGCCCTTGCGTGCCACCCCTTCAAAGCCCCAGTGCAGCGGAATGCCGATGGTTTCGATTTCCTGCCCGCCAGCCCGCAGGGTTTGCAGGCGCGGCGTCACCACGGCCACGGCTTTAATAAAGCCGCGTTTGCTGCTGACTTTCACCCGGTCGCCGTGCGCAATGCCTTTCGCTTTCGCCAGCCCTTCGCTTATTTCAACGAACTGCTCGGGCTGCACGATGGCGTTCAACCGCGCGTGCTTGGTCCAGGTGTGGAAGTGCTCAGTCAGGCGATAAGTGGTGCCGACATAAGGGAACTGCTGCCTGTTACCCATGCGTTTAGCGTCCGCTTCGTACAGGCGCGCCGCCGGGTTGGAGACCACGTTCGGGTGCAGCGGGTTGGTGCCCAGAGGCGTTTCAAACGGCTCGTAGTGCTCCGGGAACGGCCCTTCGGCAAGTTTGTCGAGGGCGAACAGACGGCCCAAACCTTCCTGCTGCATGATAAATGGTCCGACGCCGCTGTCAGGGGCGGCGGTGCTGAAGTCCGGAATATCGTTCCCGACCCATTTCGTGCCGTTCCACTCAATCAGCATACGTTTGGCATCCCACGGTTTGCCCTGCAGATCCGCCGAAGCGCGGTTGTACAGCACGCGACGGTTCATCGGCCACGCCCACGCCCAACCCAGCGTGTTGCCCAGGCCTGACGGGTCGGCGTTGTCGCGGTTTGCCATCTGGTTGCCTTTGCTGGTCCAGCTCCCGGCGTAAATCCAGCAGCCGGAGGCGGTGGAGCCGTCATCCCGCAGCAGTGCGAAGGAGTCCAGCAACTGGCCCTTCTTCACCAGCAGGTTGCCGTTGGCGTCAAACAGATCTTCCAGCGCGTAGCCGTTGCTCTCTTTGGCGACCTCTTCGGACTCAGGATGATCGGGCTGTTCGTAGTGCCAGCGCATTTTCAGCAGCGGCTCAATGCCTTTGCCGCCTTCGGTCTGGTACATCTGGCGCAGCCGGTGGTAAAGCCCGGCCAGGATCTCCCCATCATTCAGTGCTTCACCCGGCGCATCCGCGCCTTTCCAGTGCCACTGCAGCCAGCGGCCTGAGTTGGCAATCGAGCCGTCTTCTTCCGCGAAGCAGGTGGACGGCAGGCGGAACACTTCGGTCTGGATTTTCGCCGGGTCAACGTCGTTCATCTCGCCGTGGTTTTGCCAGAAGTTGGAGGTTTCCGTCACCAGCGGGTCGATAACCACCATGTACTTCAGCTTGCTCAGGCTGGCGACAACCTTGTTTTTATCCGGGAATGAGGCAACGGGGTTAAAGCCCTGGCACAGATAGCCGGTGACGAGGTTGCGATCCATCATGTCGAAGTACTTCAGCACATCGTAGGCCTGATCCCACTTCGGCAGCCAGTCAAAGCCCCAGCCGTTCTCTTTCTGCGCGTCGTCGCCGTAGAAAGTTTTCATCAGGCTGACGAAGAACTTCGGATAATTCCCCCAATAGTTCACCTGGCCCGGCAGCGTCGCTTTTGGCGTGTTGGCGGCGAGATAGCCATCGACCGTGGTTTGCTTGTCGGACGGTAAAGAGAGATAGCCCGGCAGGCTGGTGGACAACAGGCCGAGGTCGGTCAGGCCCTGAATGTTGGAGTGGCCACGCAGCGCATTGACGCCGCCGCCCGCCATCCCCATGTTGCCCAACAGCAGTTGGATCATCGCCATGGTGCGGATGTTCTGCGCGCCCACGGTGTGCTGAGTCCAGCCCAGTGCGTACAGGAATGTGGTGGTGCGATCGACCGCGCTGGTCGAGGCCAGCACTTCGCAGACTTTGAGGAAATCGGCCTGCGGCGTGCCGCAGATATGCTCGACCACGTCCGGCGTGTAGCGGGCAACGTGCTCTTTGAGCAGGTTCCAGACGCAGCGCGGGTCGGTTAACGTGTCATCTCGCTTCGCAAAGCCATTTTCGTCGAACTGATAGTTCCAGGTGGTTTTATCATACTGGCGCTTTTCTTCGTCGTAGCCGCTGAACAGGCCGTCTTCGAAGCCAAAGTCCTCGTGCACCAGCAGGGCCGCGTTGGTGTAGTGTTTGACGTATTCAGCGTTGATTTTGTTGTTGGAAATCAGGTACAGAATCACGCCCGACAGGAAGGTAATGTCGGTGCCGGAGCGGATAGGTGCATAGATATCTGCTACCGATGCCGTACGGGTGAAGCGCGGATCGACCACAATCAGCGTGGCGTCGTTGTTGTTTTTGGCTTCCATCGCCCAGCGGAAACCAACCGGGTGGGCTTCAGCGGCGTTGCCGCCCATCACCATCACCACGTTGGCGTTTTTGATATCAACCCAGTGGTTGGTCATCGCACCGCGACCAAATGTTGGAGCAAGACTTGCTACCGTTGGTCCGTGTCAGACGCGCGCCTGGTTATCTACCGCCAGCATGCCCAGCGAGCGGGCAAACTTCTGGGTTAACATGCCGGTTTCGTTGCTGGCCGCCGAGGCGCACAGCATCCCGGTGGAAAGCCAGCGGTTAACCGTCACGTCTTGTTCATTTTTCTCGATGAAGTTGGCATCGCGGTCGTCTTTCATCAGGCGGGCAATGCGGGAAAACGCCTCGTCCCAGCTGATGCGCTGCCATTTGTCTGACCCAGGCGCGCGGTATTCCGGGTAGCGCAGGCGATTATCGCTGTGAATGTAGTCGAGCAGCCCCGCGCCTTTTGGGCACAGCGCGCCGCGGTTGACCGGATGATCCGGGTCGCCTTCGATATGAAAAATGCTGGATTTGGCGTTTTTCGAGCCATCTCCGAGGCTATACATCAATAAACCACAGCCAACAGAACAGTAAGTACAGCTATTGCGCGTCTCTTTTGCACGCAGCAGCTTGTAGTTGCGCGTTTCCGCCAGCGCGGCTTTTGGGGCAAAGCCCAGCACCGCCGCCGTTGTACCTGCCATTCCGCCGGCGCAGATTTTGAAAAACTTCCTGCGACTGACGTTCATCGTCACCTCATTGTTACGACGTTTTTAGTGCGGGCGAAAATAACAGCTACAGCTATTCAGATATTGCGTGAAATCAATTCGATAAACATTGGGTAGAGGATTACCCCTTTAGTATTAGAGGTTATTTGGCGGAGATAACACCGGCGTGTGGCAGGGGAAGGGGCAAGGGGAGTAAAACAATGTTGTCAGAGGCGATGCCGTTTATCGAGGAAACGGCACGCTGCGGGCTTTGAGTCAGATGCGGGTGATCGAGAACCAACGGCGCCAGATAAAACGCAGCAGGTAATATTCAACGGTGCCCAAAGCAAGGAACCAGATGCAGAACAGGATCACGTAAAGCTGGCTGAGATCGACCAGGTGGAAAGTGTCGATAAGCTTTTGCGCCAGAGTCAGCGTTAACGCCGGGGCCGGGAGCAGCAGGCATGACAGAAAGGCCAGCAGCAAAATGCCGCCCGCGCTCAACAGCGCTTGATGTGGATGGTTCATGACGTTGTTAGCCTGAGGTTAAAAGGCTATTGTCCGGGAAAGTGTACCCGGGTGTAAACCATTTGAGAAAGGGTAAAAAAGCGGCCCCTGCGAACAGAGGCCGTGTGAATCAGTTAAACACGTTGTTCAGCAGCGTGTACATCTGCGTGAAAGCGCGTTTTGTCACTTCCGGATGGTATTTCGCCACGCCTTCAACGTTCGCGCTCGGGTCTGTGAATGAATGCACGGCGCCGGCGTAGCTCACCAGCTGCCAGTCTACCGATGCGGCGTTCATTTCGCTGACAAACTTGCTCAGCTGTTCGCGCGGCACAAGCGGATCTTCCGCGCCGTCCAGCACCAGAATCGACGCTTTGATCTCGCCTGCAGCGTGGGTTTTCAGGGTATCCAGCGTGCCGTGGAAAGAAATCGCTGCTTTGATATCCGCGCCGCTTCTTGCCAAATCAAGCGAGCAGTGCCCGCCAAAGCAGAAGCCCGCTACCGCCAGTTTGTTGCCGTCGACGGCTGCGATTTCCTGCGTAGCAAGCGTGTCCAGCGCGGCCTGCATACGGCCTACTTCCGCTGGAGTGTCTTTCACGCCCATCATCAGGGCACCGGCTTCATCGGCGTTGGTCGGGCGCTTGCCCTGGCCGTAAAGATCGGCAACCAGTACGACGTAGCCCTGAGCGGCGATCCCTTTGGCCTGTTCAACCGCTCCGGCGCTGACGCCCATCCAGTTGGGGGCGATCAGGATGCCTGGCCGCGCAGCGCTTTGATTTTCCTGGTAGACCAGCGCGCCTTCAAAGGTTTGATTCTCGACTTGATAAGTAATGGCTGTTGAAATAATTTCTGACATAAGAATTAACCCCTAAATAAAATTTATTGGTCTGCAGGTGAGCCTTAATTAATTTCACATCGATAACGAATTAGCAATTAATTCAATTTACAAGCGCATGAATTGCTATTTAATTTAATTTAAAAAGCGTTTATTTGTTAGCGATAAATAATTTCTGTGAATAATTGTAATTAACCTGTTTCACGCTGACCATACCCATTTTATCTATAAGCCTTTATCTATAATAAGGAATCACGCTGTGTCATCGGCAGCAGGCGAGAATCCTCCAGCGCCGCCGTGCGATGGCCAATCCCCTGGAGATAAGCCTCATTATCCACAAAGGCCAGAAAAGCTCCCGCACTGCTCTGCCGCACGAGCATGGCGCAGTCCCAGCGTTCATCCTGCGGGCCAATCAGCCAGCTGTCAGCGGCACCAAGGAAAATAATATCTCCGCCGCTTTTATGTAAAAACGGCAGCGTGTGCTGTATATAGCGCTGAAAAGCTTCCGCGCCGCTAATCGGGCTAAGAGGCATTAATTCCGGCGTGGTTGAGTAATCCGCTACTTCCCGAAAACGCAGGAGGTTGAGCATATAAACCTCCCCGGATATTTGTTTCATCACAAAATGTCGCCCGGCCTGCGGGGTAGGCTGCAGGTAAGGCGTCGCGTTTGAGGACGTGAACATAATTATTCCTGTTATTTCCCGGCCGCAAAATGAGCGAGAAGCAGGGAAGCCACTTCTTCTTCCAGCGCAGGAGGAATTTCATGCCCCATGCCTGCAATGAGCTGCAATTTTGCGGCGGGGATCGTCTTAGCAATGTCCTGCCCGGCTTCTACTGGGAAGAGCGGATCTTGAGTGCCGTGGATCACTAGCGTGGACGCCGCTATTCGTTTTATCTCCTGGCGAAGATCGCCACTGGCCGCCATCGCCGCAATCTGGCGCAGCATGCCGGGCATTGAACTGGCGCGTACCAGCGAGGTTTTTAACAGCGCGGTGTAATACTCCTCGTCAAACGGGAGGTGCGTTGAGGCAATGCGCCTGAAGAACGTGAGTTGCTGCTCAAGCCAGGCGCTTTGGTGCGAATGCGGATCCGGCTTCGGCCCCATTAGCATTGTC
Coding sequences within:
- a CDS encoding D-cysteine desulfhydrase family protein, translating into MSKFTFPGKKKLIDSVTPIIRLNNFERSLDLVHDEIKIYVKRDDLTALGGGGNKTRKLEYHLHQAALTGATRIVTTGGLQSNHARLTAACCAHQNIPCTLILSNNVAIQDDEYQSNGNLLLDSLFGAEIIKALPGDNFGELTESVISQYEQAGEKVYFIPLGGSTAVGCMGYVDAAIEIAEQEREMDTTFTHIYVANGSSGTQAGLIAGFTLLSNPVYIKGYSVLFDKVVTQQNTKRLVTETLALQASASSVFSVNIDDSQLGKGYGLITKDMRDALECLARTEGLLLDPVYSGKAFAGLMHDLKAKKIARGANVLFVMTGGTPGLFAYSRYLQN
- a CDS encoding DoxX family protein; the encoded protein is MMKVSEQKMTEQGVRSLWNRLWNRIERSVSDNVLLLIARVGVAAVFFLSGRTKVTGFMTLKPSTYELFRTEYALPLIPYDIAAHLATLAEHTFPVLLVLGLFSRFAAAGLLFMTLVIEIFVYPDAWPTHLIWGGLLLSIIARGAGRWSLDRVLRLA
- the fdnI gene encoding formate dehydrogenase-N subunit gamma, with amino-acid sequence MRRTSMSKMIVRTKFIDRACHWTVVICFFLVSLSGIALFFPTLQWLTETFGTPQMGRILHPFFGVAIFVALMFMFVRFVHHNIPDKQDLPWLKGIVEVLKGNEHKVADVGKYNAGQKMMFWSIMSMIFVLLVTGIIIWRPWFAHYFPMWMIRYSLLIHAASAIILIHAILIHMYMAFWVKGSIKGMIVGKVSRRWAKKHHPRWYRAIEAEEAKTENREGLK
- a CDS encoding DUF692 domain-containing protein → MTMTHSLGAGLSLKPEHYADAWASPSSLWFEVHSENYLMAGGPRREWLAAIRQQHPISLHGVSLSLAGDEPPDAQLLAQLKALVADIKPALVSEHLAWSRWNGIYYPDLLPVPRTTRLMHRVIDNINRTQDALGCQISLENPTHYLQMPEHEWDEIEFLDEVSRRSGCGLLLDLNNVWLSAHNLGFEAAAWLSRFPVERVTEIHLAGFSADEGGSNLLIDSHDQSISEDVWRLYTQFIQQAGAKPTLIERDDNLPAFSVLLAEQQRAQRILDAMGAAV
- a CDS encoding DUF1471 domain-containing protein; the encoded protein is MMKLFRNVILPLVLAAAVAPAFAAKEVHSAQGLVKIGTVTESESTTLSLDQLNEKLAAKAEKAGASAWRVVSAGGNNTYFGSADIYR
- a CDS encoding DUF2282 domain-containing protein; amino-acid sequence: MNRIAMSAIALSLVSFSAASFAAELTGPNLERCFGIAKAADNDCKAGAGTTCAGTSKVDYQKNAYKMVPAGTCTAIQTPNGHGSLTES
- the pal gene encoding peptidoglycan-associated lipoprotein Pal gives rise to the protein MSVMTRLFSILLLALSLSACQGSHTESNKAATDYAAELDSSASFSHQLLSLSKNNIIYFPLDSSVIADEYTEYLKATGTFLANNPTVGVVIEGHADERGTPEYNIVLGEKRARTVESVLISYGVRAEQLDIVSFGKSRPAVLGHNETSWSMNRRAVLDFQELPE
- the fdxH gene encoding formate dehydrogenase subunit beta is translated as MSMQSQDIIKRSATNSFTPPPRARDFKEEVTKLIDVTSCIGCKACQVACSEWNDIRDEVGHCVGVYDNPADLSAKSWTLMRFSETRENGKLEWLIRKDGCMHCEDPGCLKACPSAGAIIQYANGIVDFQSEHCIGCGYCIAGCPFNIPRLNKDDNRVYKCTLCVDRVSVGQEPACVKTCPTGAIRFGIRKEMLDMAEQRVEKLKKRGFEHAGVYNPQGVGGTHVVYVLHHADQPELYHNLPKEPKIDTPINLWKGILKPLSAAGFVATFAALIFHYVGIGPNEEVDEDEEDKHE
- a CDS encoding alpha/beta fold hydrolase, producing MKSTRKTLLALAAAGLMTGFAAQAETQHTIVLVHGAFADATGSWEQVIPVLQTRHYEIITAQIPLTSLADDVAATKRAIARAKGDVILVGHSWGGTVITEAGNDPKVKGLVYINAFAPSPGQSTADLANSFPAPPGSAKIIKGADGFLSLDPKAVATDFAQDATPEAQNIIGITQMPIAAASFTEKVTTAAWQQKPSWFLVGSNDRMINPDLERAMAKKIHAHVTELPVSHVPMLYDPKNVARTIFKAVNITSGN
- a CDS encoding DNA-binding domain-containing protein, which encodes MTTHLSRYHEAFIGLLYGEARSELSHLQHQPGLAVYRNSVIKTCVDALEANFPSVSRLTGSDFFREMARGYALECPTNEGELVRYGDAFPAFISAYPPARELTYLSAVAELDKLWLEVFCAPASAPLDVHALANITADKLGSTSLRLRDSVRWYWHPTLPVFTLWEFNREQTAAPETIHWQGEGALLVRRQQRIFAAPLSQGGSAFLTACRLGATLDQASEQALAAEPTLALGPFFSNLLSSGVFATS